Proteins co-encoded in one Aspergillus luchuensis IFO 4308 DNA, chromosome 6, nearly complete sequence genomic window:
- a CDS encoding uncharacterized protein (COG:P;~EggNog:ENOG410PG3H;~InterPro:IPR026871,IPR018303,IPR023298,IPR023299, IPR001757,IPR023214,IPR006539,IPR036412,IPR008250, IPR032630,IPR032631;~PFAM:PF13246,PF16209,PF00702,PF16212;~TransMembrane:10 (i148-165o171-190i517-539o559-583i1136-1152o1164-1185i1215-1236o1256-1274i1281-1301o1321-1341i);~go_component: GO:0016021 - integral component of membrane [Evidence IEA];~go_function: GO:0000166 - nucleotide binding [Evidence IEA];~go_function: GO:0000287 - magnesium ion binding [Evidence IEA];~go_function: GO:0005524 - ATP binding [Evidence IEA];~go_function: GO:0140326 - ATPase-coupled intramembrane lipid transporter activity [Evidence IEA];~go_process: GO:0015914 - phospholipid transport [Evidence IEA]) — MASIDLGAEFNDSGNDIREVSSNVSKPTKRQRWATQRRAGAGGTRKRVSIVDRLHKKNLDAKEEMPKTSTANSPTSMKSPTSQQTTTSTESPTGSSNRRIYFNIPIPESERDEDGRPMAAYPRNKIRTAKYTALSFVPKNIWFQFQNIANIYFLFIIILSFFSIFGVSDPALNTVPLIVIVVLTSIKDAIEDFRRTVLDNELNNSPVYRLIDWTNVNSTEDNVSLWRQFKKACTRATVQTYRAMKGLAQKNKNSQQQVKDNRRLTFMTTVSPRASMSSQQDEDDAIQMTPVSTPAPEARPDWPLPVGNHDQYLHPDKLARDSLATPTPAAHPPKGGSIVDMSKQTLGNARFKRDFWKNIQVGDFVRLYNGDQIPADIVLLSTSDPDGACYVETKSLDGETNLKVRQALNCGRQVRHARDCEKCEFVIDSEAPHPNLYAYNGALRWEQRDPTYSDTPRKEMVEPITINNVLLRGCFLRNTEWALGVVIFTGEETKVMLNSGETPSKKPRLAKDLNWNVIYNFVILFIMCLICGIGNGIAWGDPEASLDYFDFGSYGSTPAVTGLITFWVAVILFQNLVPISLYISLEIVRTIQAVFIHSDVFMYYDKLGMSCVPKSWNISDDVGQIEYIFSDKTGTLTQNVMDFKKCTINGVSYGEAFTEAQIGIVRREGGDADAVAARAREKLAADTVMMVDMLRKMYDNPYMREENLTFIAPSYVADLGGQAGEEQRKATEHFMLALAVCHTVITEHTPGDPPQIEFQAQSPDEAALVSTARDCGFTLLGRSNDDLIVNVLGEERTYTVLNTLEFNSTRKRMSAILRMPDGSIRLFCKGADSIIYSRLAPGKQQELRKTTAEHLEIFANEGLRTLCIAYRDLSEDEYRAWSKEHDSAAAALTDREEKLEQVASEIEQNLMLIGGTAIEDRLQDGVPDTISLLADAGIKLWVLTGDKVETAINIGYSCNLLSNDMELIVFNVPGDQLERASQELDNQLQRFGLIGSDAELLAARHDHRPPPPTHAVVIDGDTLKLMLGDELKQRFLLLCKQCKSVLCCRVSPAQKAAVVRLVKNGLNIMALSIGDGANDVAMIQEADIGVGILGEEGGQAAMSSDYAIGQFRFLQRLVLVHGRYSYRRMAETTANFFYKNLVWTIALFWYSFFNNFDGSYLFDYTYIVLVNVAFTSLPVILMGIFDQDVDDKVSLAVPQLYMRGIEQKEWSQLKFWLYMLDGFYQSIICFFMPYLLYSPSTFVHSNGKDVSDRTRMGVLVGSSAVIASNTYILMNCYRWDWLTVLINVVSSLLIFLWTGIYSSLEASTTFYNAGAQVYSALSYWVVLLLTVTICLLPRFTVKAFQKVFFPLDVDIIREQVSQGKFKFLDQYEGTVPPRAAAAAAAGSTAFSDESSTSSDFVKPIQPSLKQDPFSDEQQIYSPSIVPTIHTHRPRGSNGTNYASSLDTTRLPHAQPVDYIHQSSERTRHSFERVQHGFGVPHDYSAGELTRESSFAGAQEPHSPLHGAHDPPFHAI; from the exons ATGGCTTCAATCGACTTGGGCGCAGAGTTCAATGACAGCGGTAACGACATCCGGGAGGTTAGCAGCAACGTTTCGAAACCGACAAAGCGCCAACGATGGGCAACACAACGCAGAGCCGGCGCAGGCGGCACCCGGAAGCGCGTCTCAATAGTGGATCGCTTGCATAAGAAGAACCTAGatgcgaaggaggagatgccGAAAACAAGTACAGCCAATTCCCCTACGTCGATGAAATCACCTACTTCTCAACAAACAACTACAAGCACGGAAAGCCCTACGGGATCTAGCAACAGACGCATTTACTTCAATATTCCTATACCGGAGAGCGAAAGGGACGAAGACGGCCGTCCCATGGCAGCGTATCCTAGAAACAAGATCCGGACCGCAAAATATACTGCTTTGTCTTTCGTTCCGAAAAACATTTGGTTCCAGTTCCAGAACATTGCAAATATCtatttcctcttcatcattatTCTGAGT TTTTTCTCGATCTTCGGCGTCTCTGATCCCGCCCTTAACACCGTGCCTCTTATCGTCATTGTTGTGCTTACCTCGATCAAAGATGCCATCGAAGACTTTCGGCGTACAGTTCTGGACAACGAACTGAACAACTCTCCCGTATACCGCTTAATAGACTGGACCAACGTGAATTCTACCGAGGATAATGTATCTCTCTGGCGCCAGTTCAAAAAAGCGTGTACTAGGGCGACGGTCCAGACCTACAGGGCGATGAAGGGCCTTGcccagaagaacaagaactcTCAGCAACAAGTCAAAGACAACCGGCGGTTGACATTTATGACGACCGTATCGCCAAGGGCTTCAATGTCTTCCCAGcaagacgaggacgacgcTATCCAGATGACTCCCGTTTCCACACCAGCACCAGAGGCACGCCCGGACTGGCCACTTCCAGTTGGCAATCATGACCAATATTTGCACCCCGACAAATTGGCTCGGGATAGCTTGGCTACTCCAACTCCTGCTGCTCATCCACCGAAAGGCGGCAGTATAGTGGATATGTCAAAGCAGACGCTGGGTAATGCTCGTTTCAAGCGTGACTTTTGGAAAAATATCCAAGTTGGAGACTTTGTTCGTTTGTACAATGGGGATCAAATCCCCGCTGATATCGTTCTGCTCTCGACTTCCGACCCGGACGGCGCGTGCTACGTGGAAACGAAGAGTTTGGATGGTGAAACGAACCTGAAGGTCAGGCAAGCCCTAAATTGTGGGCGTCAAGTTCGACATGCTAGAGATTGCGAAAAATGTGAGTTCGTGATTGATAGCGAGGCTCCTCACCCGAACCTGTATGCCTACAATGGTGCTTTGCGCTGGGAACAGCGCGATCCAACCTACTCAGACACCCCTCGAAAGGAGATGGTTGAGCCGATAACAATCAACAACGTGCTCCTCCGCGGTTGCTTCCTTCGCAATACAGAATGGGCCCTCGGAGTCGTTATCTTTACCGGAGAAGAAACCAAAGTCATGCTGAACTCTGGTGAAACTCCTTCCAAAAAGCCTCGGCTCGCCAAGGATCTTAATTGGAACGTCATATATAACTTCGTCATTCTATTCATCATGTGCCTTATCTGTGGCATTGGCAACGGGATCGCCTGGGGTGATCCTGAAGCATCGCTTGACTACTTTGATTTTGGGTCATACGGAAGTACACCTGCTGTTACCGGTCTCATTACCTTCTGGGTCGCAGTCATCTTATTCCAAAACTTGGTGCCTATTTCGCTATATATTTCACTCGAAATTGTCCGAACCATTCAAGCTGTGTTTATTCACAGTGATGTGTTTATGTATTATGACAAGCTGGGAATGTCATGTGTACCCAAGTCTTGGAATATTTCCGATGACGTCGGTCAAATCGAATACATCTTCTCAGACAAGACTGGAACGCTGACTCAGAATGTCATGGATTTCAAAAAGTGTACCATCAATGGAGTCTCGTATGGCGAAGCATTCACGGAAGCGCAGATTGGCATTGTTcgacgagaaggaggcgACGCTGATGCTGTAGCCGCAAGAGCCCGCGAAAAGCTGGCTGCCGACACAGTCATGATGGTTGATATGCTTCGCAAAATGTATGACAACCCTTATATGCGCGAGGAAAACTTGACTTTTATAGCGCCAAGCTACGTCGCGGACTTGGGCGGCCAAGCCGGTGAGGAGCAACGGAAAGCAACAGAGCACTTCATGCTAGCCCTTGCGGTGTGCCATACTGTCATTACCGAGCATACTCCTGGAGATCCCCCGCAAATCGAGTTTCAAGCGCAATCCCCAGACGAGGCTGCTCTTGTCAGCACAGCAAGAGACTGTGGCTTTACTCTTCTTGGCCGATCAAATGATGATCTTATTGTCAACGTCCTCGGCGAGGAGAGGACATATACGGTTCTCAATACCTTGGAATTCAACTCAACGAGAAAACGAATGAGCGCAATCCTCCGCATGCCTGATGGTAGTATACGGCTCTTCTGTAAGGGTGCGGATAGTATCATCTATTCGCGTCTGGCCCCAGgcaagcagcaggagcttCGAAAGACAACTGCAGAGCACTTGGAAATATTTGCAAACGAAGGTCTGCGAACTTTGTGTATTGCATATCGAGATCTCAGTGAAGACGAATACCGAGCGTGGAGCAAGGAACATGAttcggctgctgctgctctcacTGACCGcgaagagaagctcgagcAGGTAGCAAGCGAGATAGAGCAAAACCTCATGCTTATAGGCGGTACAGCGATTGAGGATAGATTGCAAGATGGGGTTCCGGACACCATTTCATTGCTAGCAGATGCAGGAATCAAGCTATGGGTTCTCACTGGCGACAAGGTCGAGACTGCGATCAACATTGGCTACTCATGCAACCTTCTCAGCAATGATATGGAGCTGATAGTGTTCAATGTTCCTGGAGATCAGCTAGAGCGCGCATCACAGGAACTGGACAACCAGCTGCAGCGGTTCGGACTGATTGGTTCGGATGCAGAACTTCTTGCCGCTCGTCACGATCATAGGCCGCCACCGCCAACACATGCCGTTGTTATTGACGGTGATACGCTCAAGTTGATGCTCGGCGATGAGCTGAAGCAGAGGTTTCTCCTACTATGCAAGCAGTGTAAATCAGTTTTATGTTGTCGCGTGAGTCCTGCTCAGAAGGCGGCTGTCGTGCGGCTGGTCAAGAATGGTCTCAACATTATGGCTCTTTCAATTGGTGATGGCGCCAATGATGTCGCCATGATTCAGGAGGCTGATATCGGTGTCGGTATacttggtgaagaaggtggcCAGGCGGCCATGTCCTCTGACTATGCCATCGGCCAATTTCGATTCTTGCAGCGCCTTGTTCTGGTCCATGGAAGATATTCCTACCGACGGATGGCAGAAACAACTGCAAACTTTTTCTATAAG AATCTGGTTTGGACGATTGCTCTGTTTTGGTACTCATTCTTCAATAATTTCGACGGCTCGTACCTTTTCGACTACACATACATTGTTCTAGTCAATGTCGCCTTCACGTCATTGCCCGTTATCTTGATGGGCATATTTGACCAAGATGTTGACGACAAAGTCTCATTAGCCGTTCCCCAGTTGTACATGAGAGGCATTGAGCAGAAGGAATGGTCACAACTAAAGTTCTG GCTTTATATGCTCGATGGCTTTTATCAGTCCATCatttgcttcttcatgcCCTATCTTTTGTACAGCCCGTCAACTTTTGTGCACTCTAATGGCAAGGACGTCAGTGACCGGACGCGAATGGGTGTCCTCGTGGGCTCCAGTGCTGTTATTGCTAGCAACACCTACATCTTGATGAACTGCTACCGCTGGGATTGGTTAACGGTCTTAATTAATGTCGTCAGCTCCCTTCTTATCTTCCTTTGGACCGGCATCTACTCCTCATTGGAAGCATCAACAACCTTCTACAACGCAGGGGCCCAAGTGTACAGTGCCCTGTCATATTGGGTTGTGCTTTTGTTGACGGTTACGATATGCCTCCTGCCGCGCTTCACTGTTAAAGCGTTTCAAAAggttttcttccctctcgaCGTGGATATCATTCGTGAGCAGGTCTCTCAGGGTAAATTCAAGTTCCTGGACCAGTATGAAGGAACAGTTCCTCCGagggcggcagcggcggcagcagcaggatcTACCGCCTTTAGTGATGAGTCGTCGACATCTTCCGACTTCGTGAAGCCTATTCAACCCAGCTTGAAACAAGATCCCTTTTCGGATGAACAGCAGATATACTCTCCCTCCATCGTTCCCACCATTCACACTCACCGGCCACGCGGAAGCAACGGGACAAATTATGCGTCAAGCCTTGACACGACTCGACTGCCTCATGCACAGCCAGTTGATTatattcatcaatcatctgaACGAACACGACATTCATTCGAGAGAGTACAACATGGCTTCGGTGTGCCTCACGATTATTCAGCAGGAGAGCTGACAAGAGAGTCATCTTTTGCTGGTGCCCAAGAACCGCATAGCCCTCTCCATGGTGCTCACGACCCTCCGTTCCACGCCATATAA